The Mercenaria mercenaria strain notata chromosome 8, MADL_Memer_1, whole genome shotgun sequence genome has a segment encoding these proteins:
- the LOC123566494 gene encoding uncharacterized protein LOC123566494: MFHTPDHYHNISMRLSDVLGDIGVNEKMLLKMRRTAVLDETNRTIIFRGRKHQMTSYNFGSWSEGTTTLGLRSDTDHLFTKDDINVIQDWSEWTLGKRNYLMIQNETIPPGYSLLQKLRNDVPLPDTHEYDNHFAKDTSGRILFKNTIVDKFLQVATGRHQRQGPSIALTQQPGVLDEDLVSALPCTSWPQSAKACLSHLDVNNWPTANMYRYIKTTKCFVVGVGNKVSENADFEWRLSTSLAERSLMFNLNITQIRCYILMKMIIKTYINPDNESYISSFMCKTVLFHCIASKPSYIWKECNILNCLTYCILTLNRCISCRNCPHFFDCENNLMAGKFSNTVKQVLLQTTAKLIPCDGMSLFGIQFDNVGERLQIKLNIMNGVHHNIPSPDEYTRFTSATLLGNTTGSILDIHNGVIQEIKDKSLVKKLRILLQIVQHLTRYYRDGDILVKVSSRLLAPIYCSSIGSLIASHNIQINNTVSPQALVWLETGLDSDVASSRLKLASILYCTGQMKSAAFILNDVYQRYNTEVTEPQCGCYLFPATSNKIRFGQISSQYDEEAVKYIAAYCVTFCREEINCVPHELQYEMFRSTQEDIQHRDILDDGWMDCAVVDSLPYLYFLQYKTLGNLNRPEEQQQALTKLIWATKTENNLGHRETALNLLGQCMEQENRLDDALQCYMLSLHVRETNNAAKIHICRCLANTHL; encoded by the coding sequence ATGTTTCATACACCGGATCACTACCACAATATATCCATGAGACTTTCTGACGTCTTAGGTGATATTGGAGTTAATGAAAAGATGCTGCTGAAGATGAGAAGGACAGCTGTACTGGACGAAACCAATAGAACAATCATATTCAGAGGAAGAAAACATCAAATGACTTCGTATAATTTTGGCAGTTGGTCGGAAGGTACTACAACACTAGGACTTAGATCAGACACTGACCATCTTTTCACAAAAGATGATATCAATGTGATACAGGACTGGTCAGAATGGACTCTAGGTAAGCGTAACTACCTGATGATCCAAAATGAAACAATACCTCCTGGATATAGTCTTCTACAGAAGCTTAGAAATGATGTTCCACTTCCTGATACACATGAATATGATAATCACTTTGCCAAGGACACTAGTGGACGGATATTGTTCAAGAATACAATAGTTGATAAATTCCTTCAAGTTGCGACAGGAAGACATCAGAGACAAGGACCATCAATAGCACTAACACAACAGCCTGGTGTGTTAGATGAAGACCTAGTCTCAGCACTTCCTTGTACATCATGGCCACAATCTGCTAAAGCCTGCCTATCTCATTTAGATGTCAACAATTGGCCGACAGCTAATATGTACAGATATATAAAAACTACAAAGtgttttgttgttggtgttggcAACAAAGTCAGTGAAAATGCAGATTTTGAATGGAGACTTTCTACCTCATTAGCTGAACGTAGCTTGATGTTCAATCTGAACATTACTCAAATAAGatgttatattttaatgaaaatgattataaaaacCTACATTAATCCTGACAATGAAAGTTACATTTCcagtttcatgtgtaaaactgttttgtttcattGTATAGCAAGTAAACCTTCATATATATGGAAGGAATGTAATATCTTAAACTGTTTAACATACTGCATACTTACACTGAACAGATGTATATCATGTAGAAACTGTCCACATTTCTTTGATTGTGAAAACAACTTGATGGCAGGAAAGTTTTCAAATACAGTAAAACAAGTGTTACTTCAAACAACAGCAAAGCTGATACCATGTGATGGAATGTCACTTTTTGGAATTCAGTTTGATAATGTTGGTGAAAGACTTCAGATCAAGCTTAACATAATGAATGGAGTACATCATAACATTCCAAGCCCAGATGAATACACTAGGTTTACTTCAGCTACTTTATTAGGAAATACAACTGGAAGTATTTTAGACATCCATAATGGAGTTATTCAGGAGATAAAAGACAAAAGTTTAGTTAAGAAACTTAGAATTCTGTTACAGATAGTGCAACATTTAACAAGATACTACAGGGACGGTGATATATTAGTAAAGGTATCAAGCAGACTTCTAGCACCTATATATTGCAGCTCTATAGGGTCCCTGATAGCCTCTCATAACATTCAAATAAACAACACAGTTTCTCCTCAAGCACTAGTCTGGCTTGAAACAGGACTGGACTCGGATGTTGCTTCAAGCAGACTTAAACTTGCTTCTATATTGTATTGTACAGGACAAATGAAAAGTGCAGCATTTATTCTTAATGATGTATATCAACGATACAATACAGAAGTTACTGAGCCTCAATGTGGCTGTTACCTTTTCCCTGCAACAAGCAACAAAATAAGATTTGGTCAAATTTCTAGTCAATATGATGAAGAAGCAGTTAAGTACATTGCTGCATATTGTGTAACATTTTGTAGAGAAGAAATAAACTGTGTACCACATGAACTTCAGTATGAGATGTTCAGATCAACACAAGAGGACATTCAACACAGAGATATACTTGATGATGGGTGGATGGACTGTGCTGTGGTAGACTCACTTCCATACctttattttctacaatacaaGACATTAGGCAACCTAAACAGGCCTGAGGAACAGCAACAAGCACTGACCAAACTGATTTGGGCGACTAAAACAGAGAACAATCTTGGACACAGAGAAACCGCACTGAATCTACTTGGACAGTGCATGGAACAGGAGAACAGACTAGATGATGCTCTACAGTGTTACATGTTATCCCTACATGTAAGGGAAACAAATAATGCAGCGAAAATTCATATATGCAGGTGTTTGGCTAACACACATTTATAA